The Solicola gregarius DNA window GGCCAGTTCTCGACATGCGCGAGGGTGTCCCACACTGCGTCGCGTGGCGCCTCGATGTCGATGGAGCCGGTTGCGCACGCGGGTGCGGCAGCGTCCACTGAGCCGATCAACGCCTGCCGATACGCGGGGCTTTCGGTTGGTCTCATTATTCCTCCAATATCGATACGGTGTATCGATACAGCGTAACGGATCGAGTTGGATACGGTCGATCGAGCACAGCTGGAGGTGGTTCGACATCGTGCGATTCGACCGAACTCTTGCCCTGCTGTGGGGCGACGACTCCAAAGCGGTCGGGCGCTCCGGCCTCACTATCGCGGACTTCGTGGCGGCCGCGACCGCGATCCTCGACGAGCGAGGGTCCGTGGGGCTCTCGATGCGTACCGTCGCGAGCCGCCTCGGCGTACGCACGATGGCGGCATACACCTTCGGAAACAAGGGCGATCTGGTCGCATTGGTGGTCGACCGCGCGTACCGGGAGATGTATCCGCCACGTAGGCGTCCCCGTCGAGACTGGCGCCGCGGCCTTGCCGACATCGCCAACGCCAACCGCGCGCTCGGCCTGGCGCATCCGTGGCTCACGGAGCTCCAGGCGGTTCGCTCACTGATGGGACCGCACGAGTTCCAGAAGCGCGAACGTGAGCTTGCTCCGCTCGAGTCGACTCCGCTCAGCGATGTCGAGAAGGACCAGGTGCTGACCCAGGTACTCCTCCATGTCGCCGGGATGACCCGGATGGAGACGGCGTTGCGGCACGAGCGAGAGGAGACCGGACTCAATGACCCTCAGTGGTGGCGGGCCATCATGCCCACCCTCGAACCCGTCGTCGATCCGCAGCAGTTCCCGCTGTCCGTGCGTGTCGGCCTGGCGACGCAGGACGCCCGCAACGGCGAGTTCTCGGGCGACGCGATATTCAGGTTCGGACTCGACCGCCTCCTCGACGGGATCGGCGTCCTCATCGAGGGCCGCCGACCGCGCGACAGTTGACATCGTGTGGAGGTTGCCTTGAGCCGGATTGACGTTGTGCGCCGACGACTGGACGAGGAGCTGCCGCGCGTGACTGCGGCTCACGACGTGCCGGGTGTGTCGATGGCTGTGCTTGTCGACGGACAGGTCGTCGAGGCCGCGGCAGGCGTGGTGAATCTTCGGACGCGGGTCCCGGTGACCCCTGACTCGGTGTTCATGATCCAGTCGATCACCAAGGTATGGACTGCGACCCTGGTGATGCAGTTGGTCGACGACGGTCTGTGCGAGTTGGACACCCCGGTCCGCGAGTACCTGCCGGAGTTCCGGACCGCGGACGAGCGGGCCAGCGCCGAGATCACGATCCGGCACCTGTTGACACACACCGGCGGGTTCGAAGGTGACATCTGGGCTGCGACGACCGACGGCGAGGATGCACTGGAGCGGTTCGTCGGAGATCTGGTCGCGAACGCCCCGCAACGTACCCGGCCGGGAACGATGTACTCCTACTGCAGCGCGGGGTACGGAGTCCTGGGCAGGCTGGTGGAGGTGCAGCGCGAGATGTCGTACTCGACGGCGGTTCGGCGGTACCTGGCCGAGCCGCTGGGCATCGACGAGATCGCCTTCTGCGCGAACGAGGCGCTGGGCTTTCGTACCGCCATCGGACACGCCCGACCGAGACCCGACGCGCCGCAGCGGCCGCTGCAGGTATGGGCGGTGATGCCGCCTTCCAACCCGGCGGCCGGAAACCAGCTGGCGATGTCAGCGCGGGCGCTGATCGCGTTCGCCGGCATGCACCTGGCCGACGGGGCCACACGCAACGGTGACCGGCCGCTGTCCGCGAAAAGCGCGCGTGCCATGCGCGTACGGCAGGTCGACCACCCGGCCGCGATCGGCGCTCCGAGCGGGCACGGTCTCGGCTGGTTCCTGTCCGATCGACCGGGAGTCGTCGAGCATGGCGGCGACATGATCGGCGTGGCCGCGATGCTGCGAATAGTGCCCGAGGAGGGCATCGCGGTCGCGGTGTTGACGAACGGCGGCGCTGCAGGGCCGCTGATGCGCGACGTGATCGACCCGTTGCTGCATGACCTCGCCGGTGTCGGGCGGCGACCGACGGTGCCTTCGCCGCCCGCCACCAGTCGAACGTCAAACCCCGATCGATACGTCGGCCGCTACGAGACCCGACCGGCACTCAACGAGGTCACTCTCGACGACGACGGTCGCCTGTGGCTCACGGTTGCCGATCGGCGCGAGGCGCTCACGCTGGCCGAAAGGGCCGGATCATCGGCCGAGTCGATTCGGAGCGAACTGCGCCAGGTCGACGGCGACCTCTTCGTACGGACCGACGCCGCGGGTACGGGGATGGGGCTGGTGGAGTTCCTCGACACCGACGACTCCGGTCGTGCTCGATTCCTCCACACCGGACGCGCCCAACAGAGAACCGATTGATCACACCGGCAGAGACGTACGCGTGGGTGTTCGTTCTCGTCGGCCCGTGCGCCTACCGCTCGCGGACTGCGTACGTCAGGTGCGTCACCCGCGGGGACGTCTCCCCACGCACCGGCTCCAGGGCCACGCGACCCGCGTCCACGCCCTCGAACAGGCGGATTCCGGAGCCGAACAGCACTGGTGAGAGCGCGATCGTGAACTCGTCGACCAGGCCGGCGTTCACGTACTGCAGGATCGTCGCGCCGCCCCCGGCGATGCGGACGTCTCGATCGCCGGCGGCCTCGCGAGCCCGGTCGAGCGCGGACTCGATGCCGTCGTTGACGAAGTGGAACGTGGTGCCACCCGGCCGCTCCCAGGGGTCGCGCTTCTCGTGCGTCACAACGAAGACCGGCGTGTGGAACGGCGCCTCCTCGGGCCATGCGTGCTCGCCGGCATCGAACATTCGCTTGCCCATGACGCTCGCGCCCGTACGCTCGAACGTCTCCCGCACGATGTCGTTGTCGCGTCCTTCCTCGCCGCCCTTGCCGAGCAACACGTTCTCCCGGAAGAACCGCTGCGGGAATACCCACCGCTGCAGTTCCATCCACTGCCGCCCCATCAACTCCTCGGGCGACTCGGGCGCGATGAACCCGTCCAGCGACATCGACACGCTGAAGAAGACCTTCCCGGCCATCAGTTCTCAGCTCCCTTCCGAGCCAGCTCGGTGACGTACGCAGCCAGGTTGCCGAGAGTCTGCCGGCCGGCTTCGATCGCGTGGTACTTCTCGACCGCCTCGTCGCGCAGCTCCTTGGTGGGGAACACCGTGCGCATCTCGATCCGGGTCGCCGCGCCGTCGGGCGCGAAGGTCAGCACCGACTCGAAGGCGTCGGGGTCGTCGCGGGACTCGCCGTGCAGAAACTCGATCCGCTCCGGTGGGGCGAGCTCGGTCCAGGTGATCCACTCCTGGTAGTCGGTCCCGTCCGGCCCGTGCATCACGAAGTCCCACTCGCCGCCGACGCCGAACTCGAACGACCGCGTGGTGGTGGTGAACCCCTCCGGCCCCCACCACCGCGACAGGTGCCGCACCTCGGTGAACGCCTCGAACACCAACTCTCGTGGGGCGTCGATGACCCGGGAGATCACAGTCTCCCGGTCGGCCGTCGCGGACTGCGACGGCGCTCCTCGTCCCATCTCGCTCATCAGCTACTCCTCGTGCCTTGTCTGCTTCAGGTCCTGCACGTACGCGTCCAGCCGGTCGAAACTCTCGTTCCAGAACCGCTCGAACCCACCAGTCCACTCATGAACCGTTCGAAGCCCACTGGCGTCCAGGTCGTACAGGCGCTGCTTACCTGCCTTGCGATCCCGCACCAGCCCGACCTCCCGGAGCACCCGCAGGTGCTTGGACGCCCCTGGCTGGGACATCCCCAGCTCCTGGGACAACTCGGTCACCGGCCGCTCACCCGCCCGCAACAGCACCAGGATCTCCCGGCGCTGTGGCTCGGCGATCGCGTTGAAGACGTCCGACGTCGTCGCTGCACGTGCCATGGGACCATCATATGCCCATATCGGCATGCGTCAAGCCGGCGGGACCGCGGGCGGGTCATATCGGGCGTTGATGCAGTCGGGCGCGGTGATGGGTGGAGCCGGTGACAGGAGTCGAACCCGCGACATCCTCATTACAAGTGAGGCGCTCTACCAACTGAGCTACACCGGCAGGTGCCCCGACATCGTAACGAACGTGGTGACGTGCGTCGCCGGACGCCCGCGCCCACGGTGGGGCGCGCGTTTCGGCCGTGCCGGGTCGATCCGGCACGGCCGAAACGTGCGGCTCAGGGGGGCGGTGGGTGCGG harbors:
- a CDS encoding SRPBCC family protein → MSEMGRGAPSQSATADRETVISRVIDAPRELVFEAFTEVRHLSRWWGPEGFTTTTRSFEFGVGGEWDFVMHGPDGTDYQEWITWTELAPPERIEFLHGESRDDPDAFESVLTFAPDGAATRIEMRTVFPTKELRDEAVEKYHAIEAGRQTLGNLAAYVTELARKGAEN
- a CDS encoding TetR/AcrR family transcriptional regulator, with translation MRFDRTLALLWGDDSKAVGRSGLTIADFVAAATAILDERGSVGLSMRTVASRLGVRTMAAYTFGNKGDLVALVVDRAYREMYPPRRRPRRDWRRGLADIANANRALGLAHPWLTELQAVRSLMGPHEFQKRERELAPLESTPLSDVEKDQVLTQVLLHVAGMTRMETALRHEREETGLNDPQWWRAIMPTLEPVVDPQQFPLSVRVGLATQDARNGEFSGDAIFRFGLDRLLDGIGVLIEGRRPRDS
- a CDS encoding serine hydrolase domain-containing protein translates to MTAAHDVPGVSMAVLVDGQVVEAAAGVVNLRTRVPVTPDSVFMIQSITKVWTATLVMQLVDDGLCELDTPVREYLPEFRTADERASAEITIRHLLTHTGGFEGDIWAATTDGEDALERFVGDLVANAPQRTRPGTMYSYCSAGYGVLGRLVEVQREMSYSTAVRRYLAEPLGIDEIAFCANEALGFRTAIGHARPRPDAPQRPLQVWAVMPPSNPAAGNQLAMSARALIAFAGMHLADGATRNGDRPLSAKSARAMRVRQVDHPAAIGAPSGHGLGWFLSDRPGVVEHGGDMIGVAAMLRIVPEEGIAVAVLTNGGAAGPLMRDVIDPLLHDLAGVGRRPTVPSPPATSRTSNPDRYVGRYETRPALNEVTLDDDGRLWLTVADRREALTLAERAGSSAESIRSELRQVDGDLFVRTDAAGTGMGLVEFLDTDDSGRARFLHTGRAQQRTD
- a CDS encoding dihydrofolate reductase family protein, with the translated sequence MAGKVFFSVSMSLDGFIAPESPEELMGRQWMELQRWVFPQRFFRENVLLGKGGEEGRDNDIVRETFERTGASVMGKRMFDAGEHAWPEEAPFHTPVFVVTHEKRDPWERPGGTTFHFVNDGIESALDRAREAAGDRDVRIAGGGATILQYVNAGLVDEFTIALSPVLFGSGIRLFEGVDAGRVALEPVRGETSPRVTHLTYAVRER
- a CDS encoding ArsR/SmtB family transcription factor, coding for MARAATTSDVFNAIAEPQRREILVLLRAGERPVTELSQELGMSQPGASKHLRVLREVGLVRDRKAGKQRLYDLDASGLRTVHEWTGGFERFWNESFDRLDAYVQDLKQTRHEE